In one Phyllostomus discolor isolate MPI-MPIP mPhyDis1 chromosome 8, mPhyDis1.pri.v3, whole genome shotgun sequence genomic region, the following are encoded:
- the RAPGEF2 gene encoding rap guanine nucleotide exchange factor 2 isoform X10 has product MIVVDYMDENEEYFQRQASHRQSRRRFRKINQKGERQTIIDTVDPYPVGKPPLPRGYHTECTKSQLPADFTKLHLTDSLHPQVTHVSSSHSGCSITSDSGSSSLSDIYQATESEAGDMDLSGLPETAVDSEDDDDEEDIERASDPLMSRDIVRDCLEKDPIDRTDDDIEQLLEFMHQLPAFANMTMSVRRELCAVMVFAVVERAGTIVLNDGEELDSWSVILNGSVEVTYPDGKAEILCMGNSFGVSPTMDKEYMKGVMRTKVDDCQFVCIAQQDYCRILNQVEKNMQKVEEEGEIVMVKEHRELDRTGTRKGHIVIKGTSERLTMHLVEEHSVVDPTFIEDFLLTYRTFLSSPMEVGKKLLEWFNDPSLRDKVTRVVLLWVNNHFNDFEGDPAMTRFLEEFENNLEREKMGGHLRLLNIACAAKAKRRLMTLTKPSREAPLPFILLGGSEKGFGIFVDSVDSGSKATEAGLKRGDQILEVNGQNFENIQLSKAMEILRNNTHLSITVKTNLFVFKELLTRLSEEKRNGAPHLPKIGDIKKASRYSIPDLAVDVEQVIGLEKVNKKSKANTVGGRNKLKKILDKTRISILPQKPYNDIGIGQSQDDSIVGLRQTKHIPTALPVSGTLSSSNPDLLQSHHRILDFSTTPDLPDQVLRVFKADQQSRYIMISKDTTAKEVVIQAIREFAVTATPDQYSLCEVSVTPEGVIKQRRLPDQLSKLADRIQLSGRYYLKNNMETETLCSDEDAQELLRESQISLLQLSTVEVATQLSMRNFELFRNIEPTEYIDDLFKLKSKTSCANLKKFEEVINQETFWVASEILRETNQLKRMKIIKHFIKIALHCRECKNFNSMFAIISGLNLAPVARLRTTWEKLPNKYEKLFQDLQDLFDPSRNMAKYRNVLNSQNLQPPIIPLFPVIKKDLTFLHEGNDSKVDGLVNFEKLRMIAKEIRHVGRMASVNMDPALMFRTRKKKWRSLGSLSQGSTNATVLDVAQTGGHKKRVRRSSFLNAKKLYEDAQMARKVKQYLSNLELEMDEESLQTLSLQCEPATNTLPKNPGDKKPVKTETSPVAPRAGSQQKAQAQSQPQQPQPAHKAGQGLQVPAVSLYPSRKKVPVKDLPPFGINSPQALKKILSLSEEGSLERHKKQAEDTISNASSQLSSPPTSPQSSPRKGGSGNQLRSFGSGQLDLTSSSSSLGSENSNKNNNAPRTYGIGYTLAPSGTVDNFSDSGHSEISSRSSIVSNSSFDSVPVSLHDERRQRHSVSIVETNLGVGRMERRTVIEPDQYSLGSYGPMSESRGLYATATVISSPSTEELSQDQGDRASLDAADSGRGSWTSCSSGSHDNIQTIQHQRSWETLPFGHTHFDYSGDPASVWASSSHMDQFMFSDHSTKYNRQNQSRESLEQAQSRASWASSTGYWGEDSEGDTGTIKRRGGKDVSIEAESSMPSVTTEETKPVPMPAHIAVTSTTAKGLIARKEGRYREPPPTPPGYIGIPITDFPEGHSHPTRKPPDYNVALQRSRMIARPSDAAGPSPPQQQQQQPPPPPHTHAAGGRPVNKPQWHKPNECDPRLGPYQSQGFSTEEDEDEQVSAV; this is encoded by the exons GCCACAGAAAGTGAGGCTGGTGATATGGACCTGAGTGGGTTGCCAGAGACAGCAGTGGATTCTGAGGACGACGATGACGAAGAAGACATCGAGAGGGCATCGGACCCTCTGATGAGTAGGGACATTGTGCGGGACTGTCTGGAGAAGGACCCAATTGACAGGACAGACGATGACATTG AACAACTCTTGGAATTTATGCACCAGTTGCCTGCGTTTGCCAACATGACAATGTCGGTGAGACGCGAACTCTGTGCTGTGATGGTCTTTGCAGTGGTGGAAAGAGCGGGGACCATAGTGTTAAATGATGGTGAAGAG ctggattcctggtcagtgATTCTGAATGGTTCTGTAGAAGTGACTTATCCAGATGGAAAAGCAGAAATACTATGTATGGGAAATAGTTTTGGTGTCTCTCCTACCATGGACAAAGAGTACATGAAAGGAGTAATGAGGACAAAGGTGGATGACTGCCAG TTTGTCTGCATTGCCCAGCAAGATTATTGCCGTATTCTCAACCAAGTAGAAAAGAACATGCAAaaagtggaggaggaaggagaaattgTTATGGTGAAAGAACACCGAGAGCTTGATCGAACGGGGACAAGAAAGGGACACATCGTCATCAAG GGCACCTCAGAAAGATTAACAATGCATTTGGTGGAAGAGCATTCGGTGGTGGATCCAACGTTCATAGAAGACTTCCTGTTGACCTACAGGACTTTTCTTTCCAGCCCAATGGAAGTGGGCAAAAAGTTATTGGAGTGGTTCAATGACCCGAGCCTCAGGGATAAG GTTACACGGGTAGTATTATTGTGGGTAAATAATCACTTCAATGACTTTGAAGGAGATCCTGCGATGACTCGATTTCTAGAAGAGTTTGAAAATAATCTGGAAAGAGAG AAAATGGGTGGGCATCTAAGGCTGTTAAATATTGCCTGTGCGGCTAAAGCAAAAAGAAGACTCATGACGTTAACGAAACCCTCCCGAGAAGCTCCCCTGCCTTTCATCTTACTCGGGGGCTCCGAGAAGGGATTTGGAATTTTCGTGGACAGCGTGGACTCGGGCAGCAAAGCGACCGAAGCAGGCTTGAAACGAGGGGATCAG aTATTAGAAGTAAATGgtcaaaactttgaaaatatccAGCTGTCAAAAGCCATGGAAATTCTTAGAAATAACACACATTTGTCTATCACTGTGAAAACCAATTTATTTG TATTTAAAGAACTTCTAACAAGACTgtcagaagagaaaagaaatggtgCCCCTCACCTTCCTAAAATTGGAGACATCAAAAAGGCCAGCCGCTACTCCATTCCGGATCTGGCTGTAGATGTAGAACAAGTGATAGGacttgaaaaagtaaataaaaagagtaaagcCAACACTGTTGGAGGCAGGAACAAGCTAAAGAAGATACTCGACAAGACTCGGATCAGTATCTTGCCACAGAAACCATACAA tGATATTGGGATTGGTCAATCTCAAGACGACAGCATCGTAGGATTGAGGCAGACGAAACACATCCCGACTGCATTGCCCGTCAGTGGAACCTTATCGTCTAGTAATCCTGATTTACTGCAGTCACATCACCGCATTTTAGACTTCAGTACTACTCCAG aCTTGCCAGATCAAGTGTTAAGGGTTTTCAAGGCTGATCAGCAAAGCCGATACATCATGATCAGTAAGGACACCACGGCGAAGGAAGTGGTCATCCAGGCCATCAGGGAGTTTGCTGTGACTGCCACTCCAGACCAGTACTCGCTGTGTGAGGTCTCTGTCACACCCGAGGGAGTAATCAAACAAAGGCGACTTCCAGACCAGCTTTCCAAACTTGCCGATAGGATACAACTGAGTGGAAG ATATTACTTGAAAAACAACATGGAAACAGAAACCCTTTGTTCAGATGAAGATGCTCAGGAGTTGCTGAGGGAGAGTCAGATTTCTCTGCTGCAGCTCAGCACTGTGGAAGTTGCCACACAACTTTCCATGCGAAATTTTGAACTCTTCCGCAACATTGAACCTACTGAATATATAGATGATTTATTTAAACTGAAATCAAAAACCAGCTGTGCCAACCTGAAGAAATTTGAAGAAGTCATTAACCAGGAAACATTTTGGGTAGCATCCGAAATTCTGAGAGAGACAAACCAGCTGAAGAGGATGAAGATCATTAAGCATTTCATCAAGATAGCTCTGCACTGCAGGGAATGCAAGAATTTTAACTCAATGTTTGCAATCATCAG tggCCTAAACCTGGCACCAGTAGCAAGATTGCGAACCACCTGGGAAAAACTTCCCAATAAATATGAAAAGCTATTTCAAGATCTCCAAGACCTATTTGATCCTTCCAGAAACATGGCAAAATATCGCAATGTCCTCAATAGTCAAAACCTACAGCCTCCCATAATCCCTTTGTTCCCAGTTATCAAGAAGGATCTCACATTTCTTCATGAAG GAAATGACTCAAAAGTTGATGGGCTGGTCAATTTTGAGAAGCTGAGGATGATCGCAAAAGAAATTCGTCACGTTGGCCGAATGGCTTCTGTTAACATGGACCCTGCCCTCATGTTCAGGACGCG gaagaagaaatggaggaGTTTGGG GTCCCTCAGCCAGGGTAGTACAAACGCAACTGTGCTAGACGTTGCTCAGACAGGTGGTCACAAAAAGCGGGTACGTCGTAGTTCCTTTCTCAATGCCAAAAAGCTTTACGAAGATGCCCAAATGGCTCGAAAAGTGAAGCAGTACCTGTCCAATTTGGAGCTAGAAATGGATGAGGAGAGCCTTCAGACGTTATCCCTGCAGTGTGAGCCAGCAACCAACACAT TGCCTAAGAATCCTGGTGACAAAAAGCCTGTCAAAACCGAGACCTCCCCGGTGGCTCCGAGGGCGGGGTCTCAGCAGAAAGCACAGGCTCAGTCGCAGCCCCAGCAGCCGCAGCCCGCTCACAAGGCCGGCCAAGGGCTGCAGGTCCCTGCCGTGTCACTCTACCCTTCACGAAAGAAAGTGCCCGTGAAGGACCTCCCGCCCTTCG gCATAAACTCTCCACAAGCTTTgaagaaaattctttctttgtctgaagAAGGCAGTCTGGAGCGGCACAAGAAACAAGCAGAAGATACGATATCAAACGCGTCTTCGCAgctttcttctcctcccacttctcCACAAAGTTCTCCGAGGAAAG GTGGCAGTGGCAATCAGCTGAGATCTTTTGGCTCCGGGCAGTTGGACTTAACcagttcctcctcttctcttggAAGTGAGAACAGTAACAAGAATAACAATGCACCACGGACCTATGGGATAG GCTATACTTTGGCTCCCAGTGGTACTGTGGATAATTTTTCAGATTCTGGTCACAGTGAAATTTCTTCACGATCCAGTATCGTCAGCAATTCCTCCTTTGACTCAGTTCCGGTCTCGCTGCATGACGAGAGGCGCCAGAGGCATTCTGTCAGCATCGTGGAGACAAACCTCGGCGTGGGCAGGATGGAGAGGAGGACCGTGATCGAGCCGGATCAGTACAGCTTAGG GTCCTACGGACCAATGTCTGAGAGTCGGGGTTTATATGCTACAGCGACCGTAATTTCTTCTCCAAGCACAGAGGAGCTTTCCCAGGACCAAGGGGATCGCGCTTCGCTCGATGCTGCGGACAGTGGCCGTGGGAGCTGGACCTCGTGCTCAAGTGGTTCCCATGATAATATACAGACCATCCAGCACCAGAGGAGCTGGGAAACACTTCCATTCGGGCACACTCACTTCGATTATTCAGGGGATCCTGCAAGTGTCTGGGCCTCAAGCAGCCATATGGACCAATTCATGTTTTCTGACCATAGCACAAAGTATAACAGGCAAAATCAAAGTAGGGAGAGTCTTGAACAAGCCCAATCCCGGGCAAGCTGGGCGTCTTCCACTGGCTACTGGGGAGAAGACTCAGAAGGTGACACAGGCACAATAAAGCGAAGGGGTGGCAAAGATGTTTCCATTGAAGCTGAAAGCAGCATGCCATCTGTGACCACAGAAGAAACCAAGCCTGTTCCCATGCCTGCCCACATAGCTGTGACATCAACTACTGCAAAGGGACTTATCG CTCGAAAGGAGGGCAGGTACCGAgagcccccgcccacccctcccgGCTACATCGGCATCCCCATCACTGACTTCCCGGAAGGGCATTCCCATCCGACCAGGAAACCTCCGGACTACAACGTGGCGCTGCAGAGATCTCGGATGATTGCCCGGCCCTCGGACGCCGCCGGGCCTTCCccgccgcagcagcagcagcagcagccgccgccgccgccgcacaCGCATGCCGCAGGGGGACGGCCGGTGAACAAGCCGCAGTGGCACAAGCCCAATGAGTGCGACCCGCGCCTCGGCCCCTATCAGTCTCAAGGGTTTTCCACCGAGGAGGACG AGGATGAACAAGTATCTGCTGTTTGA
- the RAPGEF2 gene encoding rap guanine nucleotide exchange factor 2 isoform X9, with the protein MAFLVRCYANCLQPWSSKLPADFTKLHLTDSLHPQVTHVSSSHSGCSITSDSGSSSLSDIYQATESEAGDMDLSGLPETAVDSEDDDDEEDIERASDPLMSRDIVRDCLEKDPIDRTDDDIEQLLEFMHQLPAFANMTMSVRRELCAVMVFAVVERAGTIVLNDGEELDSWSVILNGSVEVTYPDGKAEILCMGNSFGVSPTMDKEYMKGVMRTKVDDCQFVCIAQQDYCRILNQVEKNMQKVEEEGEIVMVKEHRELDRTGTRKGHIVIKGTSERLTMHLVEEHSVVDPTFIEDFLLTYRTFLSSPMEVGKKLLEWFNDPSLRDKVTRVVLLWVNNHFNDFEGDPAMTRFLEEFENNLEREKMGGHLRLLNIACAAKAKRRLMTLTKPSREAPLPFILLGGSEKGFGIFVDSVDSGSKATEAGLKRGDQILEVNGQNFENIQLSKAMEILRNNTHLSITVKTNLFVFKELLTRLSEEKRNGAPHLPKIGDIKKASRYSIPDLAVDVEQVIGLEKVNKKSKANTVGGRNKLKKILDKTRISILPQKPYNDIGIGQSQDDSIVGLRQTKHIPTALPVSGTLSSSNPDLLQSHHRILDFSTTPDLPDQVLRVFKADQQSRYIMISKDTTAKEVVIQAIREFAVTATPDQYSLCEVSVTPEGVIKQRRLPDQLSKLADRIQLSGRYYLKNNMETETLCSDEDAQELLRESQISLLQLSTVEVATQLSMRNFELFRNIEPTEYIDDLFKLKSKTSCANLKKFEEVINQETFWVASEILRETNQLKRMKIIKHFIKIALHCRECKNFNSMFAIISGLNLAPVARLRTTWEKLPNKYEKLFQDLQDLFDPSRNMAKYRNVLNSQNLQPPIIPLFPVIKKDLTFLHEGNDSKVDGLVNFEKLRMIAKEIRHVGRMASVNMDPALMFRTRKKKWRSLGSLSQGSTNATVLDVAQTGGHKKRVRRSSFLNAKKLYEDAQMARKVKQYLSNLELEMDEESLQTLSLQCEPATNTLPKNPGDKKPVKTETSPVAPRAGSQQKAQAQSQPQQPQPAHKAGQGLQVPAVSLYPSRKKVPVKDLPPFGINSPQALKKILSLSEEGSLERHKKQAEDTISNASSQLSSPPTSPQSSPRKGGSGNQLRSFGSGQLDLTSSSSSLGSENSNKNNNAPRTYGIGYTLAPSGTVDNFSDSGHSEISSRSSIVSNSSFDSVPVSLHDERRQRHSVSIVETNLGVGRMERRTVIEPDQYSLGSYGPMSESRGLYATATVISSPSTEELSQDQGDRASLDAADSGRGSWTSCSSGSHDNIQTIQHQRSWETLPFGHTHFDYSGDPASVWASSSHMDQFMFSDHSTKYNRQNQSRESLEQAQSRASWASSTGYWGEDSEGDTGTIKRRGGKDVSIEAESSMPSVTTEETKPVPMPAHIAVTSTTAKGLIARKEGRYREPPPTPPGYIGIPITDFPEGHSHPTRKPPDYNVALQRSRMIARPSDAAGPSPPQQQQQQPPPPPHTHAAGGRPVNKPQWHKPNECDPRLGPYQSQGFSTEEDEDEQVSAV; encoded by the exons GCCACAGAAAGTGAGGCTGGTGATATGGACCTGAGTGGGTTGCCAGAGACAGCAGTGGATTCTGAGGACGACGATGACGAAGAAGACATCGAGAGGGCATCGGACCCTCTGATGAGTAGGGACATTGTGCGGGACTGTCTGGAGAAGGACCCAATTGACAGGACAGACGATGACATTG AACAACTCTTGGAATTTATGCACCAGTTGCCTGCGTTTGCCAACATGACAATGTCGGTGAGACGCGAACTCTGTGCTGTGATGGTCTTTGCAGTGGTGGAAAGAGCGGGGACCATAGTGTTAAATGATGGTGAAGAG ctggattcctggtcagtgATTCTGAATGGTTCTGTAGAAGTGACTTATCCAGATGGAAAAGCAGAAATACTATGTATGGGAAATAGTTTTGGTGTCTCTCCTACCATGGACAAAGAGTACATGAAAGGAGTAATGAGGACAAAGGTGGATGACTGCCAG TTTGTCTGCATTGCCCAGCAAGATTATTGCCGTATTCTCAACCAAGTAGAAAAGAACATGCAAaaagtggaggaggaaggagaaattgTTATGGTGAAAGAACACCGAGAGCTTGATCGAACGGGGACAAGAAAGGGACACATCGTCATCAAG GGCACCTCAGAAAGATTAACAATGCATTTGGTGGAAGAGCATTCGGTGGTGGATCCAACGTTCATAGAAGACTTCCTGTTGACCTACAGGACTTTTCTTTCCAGCCCAATGGAAGTGGGCAAAAAGTTATTGGAGTGGTTCAATGACCCGAGCCTCAGGGATAAG GTTACACGGGTAGTATTATTGTGGGTAAATAATCACTTCAATGACTTTGAAGGAGATCCTGCGATGACTCGATTTCTAGAAGAGTTTGAAAATAATCTGGAAAGAGAG AAAATGGGTGGGCATCTAAGGCTGTTAAATATTGCCTGTGCGGCTAAAGCAAAAAGAAGACTCATGACGTTAACGAAACCCTCCCGAGAAGCTCCCCTGCCTTTCATCTTACTCGGGGGCTCCGAGAAGGGATTTGGAATTTTCGTGGACAGCGTGGACTCGGGCAGCAAAGCGACCGAAGCAGGCTTGAAACGAGGGGATCAG aTATTAGAAGTAAATGgtcaaaactttgaaaatatccAGCTGTCAAAAGCCATGGAAATTCTTAGAAATAACACACATTTGTCTATCACTGTGAAAACCAATTTATTTG TATTTAAAGAACTTCTAACAAGACTgtcagaagagaaaagaaatggtgCCCCTCACCTTCCTAAAATTGGAGACATCAAAAAGGCCAGCCGCTACTCCATTCCGGATCTGGCTGTAGATGTAGAACAAGTGATAGGacttgaaaaagtaaataaaaagagtaaagcCAACACTGTTGGAGGCAGGAACAAGCTAAAGAAGATACTCGACAAGACTCGGATCAGTATCTTGCCACAGAAACCATACAA tGATATTGGGATTGGTCAATCTCAAGACGACAGCATCGTAGGATTGAGGCAGACGAAACACATCCCGACTGCATTGCCCGTCAGTGGAACCTTATCGTCTAGTAATCCTGATTTACTGCAGTCACATCACCGCATTTTAGACTTCAGTACTACTCCAG aCTTGCCAGATCAAGTGTTAAGGGTTTTCAAGGCTGATCAGCAAAGCCGATACATCATGATCAGTAAGGACACCACGGCGAAGGAAGTGGTCATCCAGGCCATCAGGGAGTTTGCTGTGACTGCCACTCCAGACCAGTACTCGCTGTGTGAGGTCTCTGTCACACCCGAGGGAGTAATCAAACAAAGGCGACTTCCAGACCAGCTTTCCAAACTTGCCGATAGGATACAACTGAGTGGAAG ATATTACTTGAAAAACAACATGGAAACAGAAACCCTTTGTTCAGATGAAGATGCTCAGGAGTTGCTGAGGGAGAGTCAGATTTCTCTGCTGCAGCTCAGCACTGTGGAAGTTGCCACACAACTTTCCATGCGAAATTTTGAACTCTTCCGCAACATTGAACCTACTGAATATATAGATGATTTATTTAAACTGAAATCAAAAACCAGCTGTGCCAACCTGAAGAAATTTGAAGAAGTCATTAACCAGGAAACATTTTGGGTAGCATCCGAAATTCTGAGAGAGACAAACCAGCTGAAGAGGATGAAGATCATTAAGCATTTCATCAAGATAGCTCTGCACTGCAGGGAATGCAAGAATTTTAACTCAATGTTTGCAATCATCAG tggCCTAAACCTGGCACCAGTAGCAAGATTGCGAACCACCTGGGAAAAACTTCCCAATAAATATGAAAAGCTATTTCAAGATCTCCAAGACCTATTTGATCCTTCCAGAAACATGGCAAAATATCGCAATGTCCTCAATAGTCAAAACCTACAGCCTCCCATAATCCCTTTGTTCCCAGTTATCAAGAAGGATCTCACATTTCTTCATGAAG GAAATGACTCAAAAGTTGATGGGCTGGTCAATTTTGAGAAGCTGAGGATGATCGCAAAAGAAATTCGTCACGTTGGCCGAATGGCTTCTGTTAACATGGACCCTGCCCTCATGTTCAGGACGCG gaagaagaaatggaggaGTTTGGG GTCCCTCAGCCAGGGTAGTACAAACGCAACTGTGCTAGACGTTGCTCAGACAGGTGGTCACAAAAAGCGGGTACGTCGTAGTTCCTTTCTCAATGCCAAAAAGCTTTACGAAGATGCCCAAATGGCTCGAAAAGTGAAGCAGTACCTGTCCAATTTGGAGCTAGAAATGGATGAGGAGAGCCTTCAGACGTTATCCCTGCAGTGTGAGCCAGCAACCAACACAT TGCCTAAGAATCCTGGTGACAAAAAGCCTGTCAAAACCGAGACCTCCCCGGTGGCTCCGAGGGCGGGGTCTCAGCAGAAAGCACAGGCTCAGTCGCAGCCCCAGCAGCCGCAGCCCGCTCACAAGGCCGGCCAAGGGCTGCAGGTCCCTGCCGTGTCACTCTACCCTTCACGAAAGAAAGTGCCCGTGAAGGACCTCCCGCCCTTCG gCATAAACTCTCCACAAGCTTTgaagaaaattctttctttgtctgaagAAGGCAGTCTGGAGCGGCACAAGAAACAAGCAGAAGATACGATATCAAACGCGTCTTCGCAgctttcttctcctcccacttctcCACAAAGTTCTCCGAGGAAAG GTGGCAGTGGCAATCAGCTGAGATCTTTTGGCTCCGGGCAGTTGGACTTAACcagttcctcctcttctcttggAAGTGAGAACAGTAACAAGAATAACAATGCACCACGGACCTATGGGATAG GCTATACTTTGGCTCCCAGTGGTACTGTGGATAATTTTTCAGATTCTGGTCACAGTGAAATTTCTTCACGATCCAGTATCGTCAGCAATTCCTCCTTTGACTCAGTTCCGGTCTCGCTGCATGACGAGAGGCGCCAGAGGCATTCTGTCAGCATCGTGGAGACAAACCTCGGCGTGGGCAGGATGGAGAGGAGGACCGTGATCGAGCCGGATCAGTACAGCTTAGG GTCCTACGGACCAATGTCTGAGAGTCGGGGTTTATATGCTACAGCGACCGTAATTTCTTCTCCAAGCACAGAGGAGCTTTCCCAGGACCAAGGGGATCGCGCTTCGCTCGATGCTGCGGACAGTGGCCGTGGGAGCTGGACCTCGTGCTCAAGTGGTTCCCATGATAATATACAGACCATCCAGCACCAGAGGAGCTGGGAAACACTTCCATTCGGGCACACTCACTTCGATTATTCAGGGGATCCTGCAAGTGTCTGGGCCTCAAGCAGCCATATGGACCAATTCATGTTTTCTGACCATAGCACAAAGTATAACAGGCAAAATCAAAGTAGGGAGAGTCTTGAACAAGCCCAATCCCGGGCAAGCTGGGCGTCTTCCACTGGCTACTGGGGAGAAGACTCAGAAGGTGACACAGGCACAATAAAGCGAAGGGGTGGCAAAGATGTTTCCATTGAAGCTGAAAGCAGCATGCCATCTGTGACCACAGAAGAAACCAAGCCTGTTCCCATGCCTGCCCACATAGCTGTGACATCAACTACTGCAAAGGGACTTATCG CTCGAAAGGAGGGCAGGTACCGAgagcccccgcccacccctcccgGCTACATCGGCATCCCCATCACTGACTTCCCGGAAGGGCATTCCCATCCGACCAGGAAACCTCCGGACTACAACGTGGCGCTGCAGAGATCTCGGATGATTGCCCGGCCCTCGGACGCCGCCGGGCCTTCCccgccgcagcagcagcagcagcagccgccgccgccgccgcacaCGCATGCCGCAGGGGGACGGCCGGTGAACAAGCCGCAGTGGCACAAGCCCAATGAGTGCGACCCGCGCCTCGGCCCCTATCAGTCTCAAGGGTTTTCCACCGAGGAGGACG AGGATGAACAAGTATCTGCTGTTTGA